DNA from Halopiger aswanensis:
GACGAACCAAGGCCGTCAGATCCATCTCCAGTTCGACGTCAAGACGAACCGTGGCTACAGCCGGAAGAACGAACTCGCGGGGTCGGAGGCGTATCACGAAGGCTACCCGAGCCAGCTGGCGCTCAACGGCGAGGGCCACGGGTTCGTCGACGACGACACCTACGACGACTACTATGAGGAGTACCGCCACCCGCTCTGGAAGGAGATGGAAGAGATCGCCGAGGAATACGGCGGCCATGGCGGTGGCGACTTCCTTGAAATTTACCGCCTATTCGATGCGTTCAACGAAGGCCGCCCCCTCGATATGGACGTCTATGACGCCGCTGCGTGGAGCGCAGTACGGCCGTTGTCAGCGATCTCGATCGAACACGGGGGCAAGCCGGTCAAGTTCCCTGATTTCACTCGCGGCGCCTGGGAGGAGGAGCGCGAACTGCAGATCATGGACTTCGATACGATCTGAGGCCCTGTTCTCCTTTTCGAGATGCGGCACCGCACGCCATTATTTATAAATCATTGATGTAGTATAAAGTAACACAACTCTTTCTTTCTTTAATAGCCTAAATATAGGATTACTTTTAAATAGTAGGATGTGAAATAGCGTTTTGTATGTCAGATGATGACATGGGGAGACGCAGAGCCCTACAAACGATTGGCGGCATTGGCACCCTCTCATTCGGGATTGGATCCGCTGCAGCTCAGGGATCCGAGAGCAGTGACACACGTCGCGTCGAGAATATCGTGCCTGTGCCGGTCGAAACCGAAGTGACAGGCGCAGGTTACGAGATTACCGACGAGACGGCGATCTACGTCGGAGACACGTCGGCGACCGGTGTCGGAAAATACCTGGCCGACTTCCTCCGGACACCGACAGGTTATGAACTCCCGATCGTCGAGCAGCCGCCTCGAGGGGCGGCTGGCGGCATCTCGTTGCGACTTACCGGTGCGTCTGACGAGGTCGGTGAGGAGGGGTATCGCTTGCAGGTCAACCCCAGCGGGGTGACGATTCGTGCCAACGCGCCAGCCGGCCTGTTCGCCGGTGTACAGACACTCCGCCAACTCCTGCCGCCCGCAGTTGAGGCTGATTCGGCACGGGCAGCCGACTGGACCGTCCCCGGCGTCCAGATTCGGGATTATCCACGGTTCGCCCACCGGGGCGCGCACTTGGATGTTGCACGACACTTCTTCGAGGTCGATGATGTCAAACAGTACATCGATTATCTCGCCCAGTATAAGGCGAACCACTTGCATCTCCACCTCACTGACGATCAGGGCTGGCGAATCGAAATCGAGAGTTGGCCGAAACTCACCGAGATCGGCGGTTCCACAGAGGTCGGCGGTGGTGAGGGTGGGTTCTACACCCAAGACGAGTACCGCGAAATCGTCGAGTACGCGCAGGAACGGTTTGTTACCGTTGTCCCGGAGGTTGACATGCCGGGACATACCAATGCGGCGCTCGCCTCGTACGCTGAACTCAACTGTGATG
Protein-coding regions in this window:
- a CDS encoding beta-N-acetylhexosaminidase, which gives rise to MSDDDMGRRRALQTIGGIGTLSFGIGSAAAQGSESSDTRRVENIVPVPVETEVTGAGYEITDETAIYVGDTSATGVGKYLADFLRTPTGYELPIVEQPPRGAAGGISLRLTGASDEVGEEGYRLQVNPSGVTIRANAPAGLFAGVQTLRQLLPPAVEADSARAADWTVPGVQIRDYPRFAHRGAHLDVARHFFEVDDVKQYIDYLAQYKANHLHLHLTDDQGWRIEIESWPKLTEIGGSTEVGGGEGGFYTQDEYREIVEYAQERFVTVVPEVDMPGHTNAALASYAELNCDGEREDLYTGTQVGFSSLCIDKEITYEFVDDVIREVAELTPGPYIHIGGDEAHVITDEEYNYFMERAIDIVRDHGKRPLGWHQILGPDPDADVIPQYWYPGNEAPEVAEAAQKGNEIIASPASHAYLDMKYHEDTELGLDWAGLTSVKEAYDWDPGTFIEGVDESSIMGPETALWSETLETLDDIEFMLFPRFPAIAELGWSPDTKTDDWESFRERLATQGPRWDIQDINYYESSQLPWA